AACGTAATTGATCGTATCCAAAGTCTCCTACGACATAATCATATTTATCTAATATATCTGAATATCTGTTGGCAAATATTTCTTCATCGAAACATGCTCTATAATCTTCTATTAATTCAAAATATTGTTGTTCTACTTTTATCATTTTTTCACCTAATCCACTTTTCGAATGATTATGTCTCTATTTTAACAATTTTAGCCTTTAATATACAATTTTACTCACTTTCGTATACTACATAAATAATCTAAAAAACAAGAACCACTTCATTTATTCTCATAAAAAAGTGGTTCTATCAAAACATTCAACTTCATTTAATGAATGTCATTACTATGATTAGCTATTTAATTGTTCTTCACCTTGACGTTGTCTTTCTTTTGCAGCTTCATTAACTTGTTCGTCTGCATGATAAGAACTACGTACTAATGGTCCTGCTTGACAATGCTTAAATCCTTTTTCCATTGCTACTTTTCTCATTTTACCAAATTCTAATGGTGTGTAATATTTCTCAACTTTTAAATGTTTACGTGATGGTTGTAAATATTGGCCTATAGTTAAAATATCTACATCATTAGCACGTAAATCATCCATTGTTTCATAAATTTCTTCCATTGTTTCCCCTAAGCCAACCATTAAACTTGATTTTGTAGGAATATCTGGTTGTAATTCTTTAGAACGACGTAAGAATTCTAACGTGCGATCATATGTTGCACGAGCACGAACTCTAGGTGTTAGACGACGAACTGTTTCGATATTGTGGTTTAAGATATCTGGTTTAGATGCCATTAAAGTTTCTAACGCGTCGTAGTCACCACCCATGTCTGACGGTAAAATCTCGATTGTAGTGAATGGGTTTCTTGCTCTAACTTTTCTTACTGTTTCAGCATAAACATTTGAACCCGCATCACGTAAATCATCACGAGCTACTGCAGTAATAACAACATGTTTTAAGTTCATTAATTCTACTGATTCTGCAACACGTTCTGGTTCATTTAAATCTAATTCATTAGGCAAACCAGTTTTAACGGCACAGAAACGACAAGCACGTGTACATACAGCTCCTAAAATCATAAATGTAGCTGTACGTCTTTCTCCCCAACACTCATGTATATTTGGACACTTTGCTTCTTCGCAAACAGTGTGTAAATTCTTTTCGCGCATCATTTTCTTAAGGCCAGTATAGTTTTCGTTCGTGTTTAGCTTTATTTTCAACCAATCTGGTTTTCGTAGTATTTCCTCATTTTTTGTAGCCATAACAACGCATACCCTCCTGTTTAATCTCTCTCTTTATTATTATAACGAAATTAACAGTAAATTAAAATCTAATCTATTGTTATTTTAAAATTCCAGTAACTTTTGTTTAAATATATCTCGTAAAAATTCGGGCATTATATATTCTGTTGGAAGTCCTTTCAACGATGGGAAATATCTACCAAATGTATACATATCTACTGTTCCTAAAATATAATGTTCATCATTTTGTATTTCTTTTCCATCTATAAAATAACGTCCCTCTGATTCAATAAAACCTAATCGATATAAAATATATCCCCCAAAAATATCTCCACGGAATCCAAGGCCTTGAGCATGTTCGTGCATATACTCTTGCTTTTGACTTTTAACAATGACTTCTTTAAGTTCTTCGCCTGTCAATTTTACTCTTACAACATTGATGGGATGAGGTAACATGCGATGAATATCAAATTCCGTAATTTCATCCGCTTCAATGCCTTTTACAATTAAACCTGCATTTATAATTGTACAATCTGCATTTGTGAATTCATAGACACTTTCTGCTAATAAATACGACGTTTTTGTGATTACATCTGTTTTATTATCTAACTTAAGCGGGTGATTCACAACTGGCGTACGCATCATCGCCTTTCCTTCCTCATCAAAGTTGGTTTGAACTTCTGGTAACGTTTCTAACGGATGTAAGCACGCAGTCTTCCGAGTTATGCTTTTATTTTCAATTGTTAAGTTCACTTCTCCTAAGTAATTTCCATACTTCCCAGCTGCTGCCATTAAGACTCCATTATTCATTTGGCCATGATCAAAATGGTGATGTGTATGACTACCAAGAATTAAATCAATTTCCGGAATTTCTTGGCATAATTTTTCATCAAAAAATACACCTACATGACTCATTACAATTAGTACATCATATTGTCCATCGTTTGCTTTAATTTCATCTTTGATGGATTCGAGTGGATTTGTAACAACCCAATCCAAAGCTCTATAAAATGGTGTAAATGGTGCTGTTGCCGCTACAAATAATATACGTACACCATCTATTTCTTTTATATATGATGATGCTATACGGTTAGGCAGACGTCCCTCTTCATCAAATACGTTAGCACAAATCACTTCAAATTGTGCATTTGTATATAAATTTTGTAATGCCTCATGCGAAATTGTCATACCTTCGTTATTACCTATTGTTGCAATATCACATTTAGCTTCATTTAATAATTCTATATTTTTCTTTCCTAGGGTTGCTTGTGTAATCGGTGCTGATAAATCAACATGATCACCTATATCCAAATATAGTGAGGGATGTTGAAGTTTTGAGCGATGTTCTGTCATATATGATTGAATACGTGCATATTCGTTGAGATGACTATGAATATCATTAGTATGGTATATAGTTAACTTCAAAATACTTCCCCCTTTTTAAAATGACTTTATAAGGTCATATATAATGTAACATGTATCGTTAAAACGAATAGATTATATGTACTTTTAACTTTTAAATAATAGATTTAATAATTAAATATGCACCTATTAGCAACATTACAGTACGTAACAACATGACGACTGTGTCAGACTTAATCGAATGATTGACTTTAACACCAATTTTAGCGCCTATATAACTAGAAATAATAAGTACAATTGAATAATCCCAAGCTACATGACCTTGTATGATATGTCCAATTGAACTCATCACACTTGAAAAGAAAATCATCATCATACTTGTTCCAACTGCTACATGCGGTGGAAATCTAAATACAATTAACATTAACGGCGTCATTAATGCACCTCCACCAATACCAAACAATCCTGTAAGAATACCGATCAATAAAGTAGCAATAAAAGCAACGAATGGTGGTACGCTATAATGATATGTCTTACCTTCTGCATCTATATATGTTTTTTCGTATTGAGGTTTATTAAATATTTTAAATGGTTTAATTTTATGTCTTACCATTAACAATATGGCTACAAAAATCATAAATATCCCAAAATAGAGATTAAATGACTTTAATGTTAAATATTGACTTAAAAAAGACCCAATTAATGACCCTGGTAATAATCCAAATAAGAAAATAGAGCCATTTTTTATATCAACTTGTTTCGTCTTTAAATAGCCTAATGAGGAAGACAACCCAGTCACAATGAGAATGACAGACGATGTCCCTATTGCGATTTGAGTCGTAATACCATGTAATATACTATGATCGACTCCAAGATAGACTAATGTAGGTACAATAATGATGCCTCCGCCAATACCTACTATTGAACCTATAATCGCTGACAATCCACCAATGATAATTAATAATAAAATCGTTAATAACATTTACTTTCGCCTCTTAGAATAATTCTAGTTGTTGTGGTGCTAGTCCTTCATAGTCAATACCGAGAATATTTTGATATGTTTTAGCATTTTGAGCTGCATGACCACCAGAATTATTATTAAAAACAACGTATACTTGTTTAGCTTTTTGTTCTAAAATTTTAACTTTTTGTGCTAAATCCAGTAATTCTGTTTCATTATAATTGTATAAATATCTTACATCTCGCCATTCTTGATCTGTCATATCTTTTTTTGTCCAACCATGTACGTTTCGTCCATGATATCTAACAAAAGCGATATCACTGGTTATTCTATTTACAAGTGGGATACTTGCATCTTTGACTTGTGGTTCATCTACAACTGCATGAATAATTTGATGTTCAGTTAAAAAGGACAATGTTTCCTCTTTAAATTGATCATTAAACCAAGACTGATGTCTGAATTCAACACACATTGGATAGTCTTGCAGTTGTTGTTTAACATATAAAATATACTTGATATTTTGACTAGAACAATCAAACCATGGTGGAAATTGTACCAGTACCATAGCTAGTTTATGACTTTCTTGTAATGGTGCCAACATTTCTTTAAATGCATCAAATAGTTCTTGGCGTGTTTCTGAAAAATCTCTAAAATCTGCATGTAGTGTCAAAGCTTGATGTATTTTAACTACAAATTGAAACCTTTCTGGTGTCTCACTTATCCACTTCTTGATATTTCGTTCTGGTTGAATCGCATAGTATGATGCATCAAGTTCTACAATAGGAAAATGACTTGCATATGTTTTTAATTTATCTGATTTTCTAGCTAGATCTTCATATAATGTATCATGATCTCCCCAACCAGTTAGACCTATATTTATCATTTATATCACCAAATTAATGATACCACAGAATAAAACGACGATTCACTTTATCTATTTCAAATTTACAGATTCTTATTAATCTATAGGCAACCTACAGATAATGCATCAAATAATAAAAACGCTCCCTTAATTATTTAAGAGAGCGTTTGATTTAACAATTATAAATTGGACATATCACTGATACGACTGACCATACGTTCTATTAAGTTTGCTGCATTTTGTTTTTCAGCTAATCTTGGTGATTGACCACTCCATATATGAGTTAGTTCACTATCACCTTGTTGTACTGCAGCCTTTCTAATTTGAGTAGTTAACTGGTTTTGAATCGGGTAATCTGGTATAACTCCTTGATATTCGCTCATTTCTTTAACGAATTGATTATTAATGCCACGAGCATTTTTACCACTAAAAACATTAGTGACCACTGTATCAGTCTCTTTACTTTTTAATATAGTGTCTTTAAGTAACTCGTTTGCTCC
The DNA window shown above is from Staphylococcus sp. M0911 and carries:
- the lipA gene encoding lipoyl synthase, whose protein sequence is MATKNEEILRKPDWLKIKLNTNENYTGLKKMMREKNLHTVCEEAKCPNIHECWGERRTATFMILGAVCTRACRFCAVKTGLPNELDLNEPERVAESVELMNLKHVVITAVARDDLRDAGSNVYAETVRKVRARNPFTTIEILPSDMGGDYDALETLMASKPDILNHNIETVRRLTPRVRARATYDRTLEFLRRSKELQPDIPTKSSLMVGLGETMEEIYETMDDLRANDVDILTIGQYLQPSRKHLKVEKYYTPLEFGKMRKVAMEKGFKHCQAGPLVRSSYHADEQVNEAAKERQRQGEEQLNS
- a CDS encoding bifunctional UDP-sugar hydrolase/5'-nucleotidase, whose translation is MKLTIYHTNDIHSHLNEYARIQSYMTEHRSKLQHPSLYLDIGDHVDLSAPITQATLGKKNIELLNEAKCDIATIGNNEGMTISHEALQNLYTNAQFEVICANVFDEEGRLPNRIASSYIKEIDGVRILFVAATAPFTPFYRALDWVVTNPLESIKDEIKANDGQYDVLIVMSHVGVFFDEKLCQEIPEIDLILGSHTHHHFDHGQMNNGVLMAAAGKYGNYLGEVNLTIENKSITRKTACLHPLETLPEVQTNFDEEGKAMMRTPVVNHPLKLDNKTDVITKTSYLLAESVYEFTNADCTIINAGLIVKGIEADEITEFDIHRMLPHPINVVRVKLTGEELKEVIVKSQKQEYMHEHAQGLGFRGDIFGGYILYRLGFIESEGRYFIDGKEIQNDEHYILGTVDMYTFGRYFPSLKGLPTEYIMPEFLRDIFKQKLLEF
- a CDS encoding sulfite exporter TauE/SafE family protein, coding for MLLTILLLIIIGGLSAIIGSIVGIGGGIIIVPTLVYLGVDHSILHGITTQIAIGTSSVILIVTGLSSSLGYLKTKQVDIKNGSIFLFGLLPGSLIGSFLSQYLTLKSFNLYFGIFMIFVAILLMVRHKIKPFKIFNKPQYEKTYIDAEGKTYHYSVPPFVAFIATLLIGILTGLFGIGGGALMTPLMLIVFRFPPHVAVGTSMMMIFFSSVMSSIGHIIQGHVAWDYSIVLIISSYIGAKIGVKVNHSIKSDTVVMLLRTVMLLIGAYLIIKSII
- a CDS encoding DUF72 domain-containing protein: MINIGLTGWGDHDTLYEDLARKSDKLKTYASHFPIVELDASYYAIQPERNIKKWISETPERFQFVVKIHQALTLHADFRDFSETRQELFDAFKEMLAPLQESHKLAMVLVQFPPWFDCSSQNIKYILYVKQQLQDYPMCVEFRHQSWFNDQFKEETLSFLTEHQIIHAVVDEPQVKDASIPLVNRITSDIAFVRYHGRNVHGWTKKDMTDQEWRDVRYLYNYNETELLDLAQKVKILEQKAKQVYVVFNNNSGGHAAQNAKTYQNILGIDYEGLAPQQLELF